GCCAGAGATGGTATATGTGCAGGGCCCAGATCCATTGACGGATATATCCATGGTCTCAGAGTTTGTAGGCTTGTAGTCCACATAATACTCCTGTAAAGGGGAATTCATTTGTCTTTCAGACTCTCTGGCCTTTTTCCGCCGCCTCTTCATGAGAGAGTGTTGTTGGAGTTGTTTCATGCTGGCTGGATAGCGTTTCCAAGACACATAGATCACCAAGAGGATCATGGCCACCGAGAGAAACAGAGCCACACTCCCTGCGATAATTTTGTGAAATGAAACATGCTCATACTCTTGCTCTGTGCCAGGGATCTGGAACCCTGGGGAAGGGCTTGGTGTTTCCAGGGTGGGTTGGCTGGCATCTGGTTTGAAGATGGTAGGTTTCGGGATAACCAGAGGCTTGTGGGGAGTTTGGGGCATCAGGTGTGACCTCTCTGTGTTGACCACCTGGACTTCAGAACAGATGTTGTATGTTTCCACAGCATCGCTAACCTTTTCGCCCTGGATGTGCTTAGGTCCTGCACATATCATAGTGCTTTCCTTATTACCTTTGAAATTCTTAAGCCAATAATATAGAGGACAGATGCTCCGACTGCATTCCCACATATTTCCAGACAAGGTAATGGATATTAATGATATCCACGCATTCACAGTTTCCTGTGAGATGTTGGTAAGCTTGTTGGAATCCAAATTCAATTTCTGCAAATTGGGGAGGCATTTAAATGTGCCCGGCTCAATTCCTTGGATGTCATTCCCTGATAAATCCAAGTTGTGTAAGGAACTCCAAGTCCATGTCAAGCCTTGGCTAATTGAGCGAATCCTGTTCCACTGTAAGTAAATGGAACGGAGGTTGAAGAGACGTGGAAAATGAGCAAAGTTGATCTTGGAAAATTGGTTGTGCTCCAAGTGGAGCTCCTTTAATTTCAAAAGGCCAGCAAAAGCATTTCGGGATAGGCTTCTAAGACGATTGTACCCCAAATCCAGAAAGTCAAGATTCCGACAGTCTTGAAAAACTCTTATCGGCACAGTCTTGAGTGAGTTAGATCTCAAGTGCAAAATGATGAGTTTCCGAAGGCCTTTAAATTGTTCAGATTGCAATGTCTGAAGTTTATTGTAGGAGAGGTCCAGATTGCGGAGATTGGGAACTGGGTGAAATGTTTTATTGTGCAGATAGGTAATTTTGTTGGAGCTTAAAATTAATTCTTTGAGTCGACGGATCCCTTGAAATGCATCTTCATCCACTGAGCTAATGTAATTATGGTCGAGATAAAGCCATATAAGCTGGTTAAGGCCGGCAAACTGATTGGATTTGAGCTTCTGTATGCTGTTGAACCTTAATGATAAGCCTTGTGACCCTCCAGAAATGTTCTCAGGGATATCTGCGAAAGCATGAGACTCACAGTACACAATTTTGCCATCACATCTGCAGTTCTTCGGGCAAGCTCTCTGAGCTCCCGTGAGCACAACAAGCAGCAGTGTAGGAAGTAGCACCAGAACCACACTCATGCCTTTCAGCTGCGTAATTAAGTGGAAACctacaatattaaaaagaagacagaTGTACATTGTGAAGGTATTAAAACACATCACCACCAGCTTACTCACATCAGGGGCATTTTGTCTAGTGCAGTAATGGGGCAGTTGATTTAGGAACACATTTAACTAAAGCATCATTTTCTTCAGTGTTGCATATTTGCTGTTTaggtttcattctttcttccttgatCTTCAAATCACCACAGAGCTGTAGAACTAAGAAAAGGCTTTCCGAGTTTCAGGAGTTCCTGTGTATGTATCTCAACAGAAAAGCACAGAGCCTTTCTTTTCACTGGAAGCTgagattttaataataataataataataataataatatttggctAGTTAACTGTGTTGAACAACAGTATCAAAAGGAAATGTACTATTGCAAAAGTGTGACTTGGTAAGCCCAGTACTTGCACATCTTTCCTAGTTGAGCAAAGAGCCTGTGATTTAGCAAACGAGCTTCAGGAAGCTGTCAAGGTAATCCAAGTTTGTCCTGCCTGAATTCGTACACTTATTGCGTAATGGGATGGAAAGATAGGAGCTCTGAAAAATGGCATTGGGACTAGCATAGGCAGCCCATGGAGCATAGTGTGAAGACTGATAACAACATGAGGTAGTCTGGATTTGTTAATAAGCTTATATTGTTGCATACTGTGACTCCAACCCCAGTGACACATGAGCTAGGAGACATAAACACCCTTATCAGACAACACTCCAAAGTTAAGATTGTCAAATTCTTACTAAATAGTtgcataaaatgcaaaataatcttGTGTATATTAGTTTGCTGTTATTTTTCAGAGTTGCTTTTGCAAATTTCAGGGATAAACAAGGAAAGAAACGGCAGACTCCTAGCCCCCTCCCCACTATCCGGAACTGCTCACATTTCtcactgacttttttttctcccctgcctCCATTAACTTCAGAAAGCCTGCAAAGTTGCAGTCTATTGGCACTTATGCTGCATTTCCAAGTCATTGCATGTTAAGGGACTTCTTTCCTCCGTCGACAGtagatttattatttcttaacggtggaaaaaaaaaaaaactaccgtGTGCtgcagtttttttctctttaatattcatattttaaccGAGAGGCATTCagccaaaccctaatctaaaAACCCTCCTTCTTCTCAAACagttaagtttctttttctttttttttttaaatttaaaactcgATCTTGCTCTGTCCTTTTGCCAGCTACAGACTCATTGAAATACATTCCAGCTCTCCCAGACAgtagaaaggggggggggataaagcCAGTCACACTTGAAAAAATAAGACTGGCAAATGACTGCTGGAAATTTGGAAGCTGTGTTCAGGATACAGCTTCAAAGATAAAACAAGCCCTTGTGCAACCTTTGATAAAGTCAGGACcccacccctacacacacacacacacacacacacacgcagtaAAGTGTTAACAATCTTCCTGACAGCAACCAGAAATACAAGCGTGGCTAATATTAACAAGGAACAGAGACAAACACAATATTTATCTCCTGCTCAATTCCCAAGCTGTGGATACGCAGGCGGCAGAGACGGTCTTAAAGATATTTCTCTAGAGTCTGTTTAAGTCCGCGTTATGCATTTATGgattaaacaaaaaaacactgcaaaaaggaaaatgatctAAAAATATAATAGCAACTCTAGTGAGTCAACTGGCAAACTCAAGCCTGCCGCTTTTTGCCTGTTTCCACGTCTTTTATCAGCTAATGCCAGGACTGAGGATAGGAAAGCAAGAGGATCAGCTTTGCTAAGAAGGAAACAACAAAAGTTCACTTACCCATCCTTTGTCATCCAAAAACGTTTCCCCCCTCTCTCAGCTTTCTTCTTATTTGGTCTCTCGTGCTGAAATCACCACCACCTTCATGACACAGTGCGGCTGTCATTCACACCATTCTGATCCCGCATGTGAGCTAGTAGCCCCATACAAACTTCCCCGGAGAAGACAggcaaaaaaaatatgtatatacatatatatttaaaaaaaaaaatcagcacggGGTGGGAtgaaggggcagggaggaggaagcCGTTGGGGGGGGGGCTAAGGGGGGAGGGCCTCTAGGCTCTGAGGACCATTGTGTAATTCACCAGAGACCCATCAGCAGTAATTGGCAATCTGTGCAaaagagctacagccccatctcGGAGGTAACCAACTTCTCtgtgaaaagagaggaaaaaaataaaatcttcagaaTACCTGGCATTCCTTATTGTGCTAGCTTTTGCCATTCCCAGATAAAGCAATTCATCCTCTGGATTTTCAGTTCTTGAAGCAAGCAGGCCTCCTGTGCTGTATGAGACCCCAGTTTAAAAGCTATGCAGGCTAGGTTTATCCATTTAGCTGGTCAGGTTTAAAGTGTTTTGTAGCTGTGCTGAGAGGCAGCCCTTGTCTAATTCAGAAGGCTTTCCAGAGACTGATGATGCTCAGAGCTTGTTGGTGCTAATGCTTGAGTTTGTGATACACTGAGTGCCCTCCGCTGGAGAAAACAGATTGCACATTAAAGACAGGAACAAGTGAGCTTGTCAGTGGTGTGCAGCCTTCCCTTGCTCAGAAAGGGAAATTAAAGGCACAGGATCGTTTTTTCCCCCCTCcaataatataaattatgaaagaTTTATGCCAAATGGTTTCTTCTAGTGActgcaaatattaaataaaatactgctTCTCTAAATATTACACAATACTTATTAATTACAAAGTTATCTtgacctcaatttttttttcttcacgtCACAGGTgatttatcatcatttttttcaatgacagataaatttgagttttatttaatattgccgttggtttataattatttaaacttttaaactaACCATATAAGGAAGCATTCTTACTGTAGGCGGGGGAGATGCAATTTGATAGACTGTAAAgatagttaaatttaaaaaattaaagtctaatAAAAAGTTCTCAGCTTTCAACAATATAACATACATTTTCCAATTCTGTGCATTTTATTGAGCAGTCTAGAATGGGACTTTGTAAAAGTTTATAGTTTTTAGTTTCAAGGCAATTGTCATGTACACTATTTTACCATGAGTGAAGGTTAAGTAAGAGACTAAGAAGTTGGACAAGAGTACAATTTCAGCTCAGAATCTTTAGTGCACTTTCCTTAAACTCATCCACATTTATAATGCACGTTTTACTTATGCAAGTGTTTTACTGTAATGTGCAATACCAGTGAAACAAAAGCACTTCTATCCTGTATTATTATGGTATTTCTCTAAAAGTTCTAGAAATCCTCAGAATGAAGACTGAAGAAATCGTAAACTACGAGAGagataacttaaaaaaatctatgcttttcttaaaattctaataaatattaaaaccctAATAATATAATGCATCATCTGCATTTTGTTCTCCACTCTTACTACTTTATTACATAATTCTCTGGGGGATAACAACTTTTTCAAATGATCCAAGAGAATGAACCAATGGAATGCAGAAGAGAGACTATTAAGTATGATTGCTAACCTAATTCAGCAGATATGAgaactttaaatgaattttacatAAGCATCTAGAATTTCTGTGGATCAttgcaaatgaatatttttaggaATAACTTGGTTTTAGATTATTtgccaaaatattaataattaaaagagGCTTATCATAGGAATAACACACATAATTTGATTGAGATTCATGAGTAGGCAGTCACAGGCAATTGTCTAATTACTAAGATTTCTCCAGGAACAGAAAGGGATAATATGTCCCTCAAATATATCCTTTTCCCATTAACTGATACCtgaatttctattttagaaatgtgTGCCTTTGGCTTAAGGCTTAATacctattaaaatgcaaatgcacACCACAAGAGGCAATATTATTGTGGTTactgaaaggaaataaatcaatataaatgaTACACATACAATTTGTTCAAAGTACTGCAGTTTACATAGAAACAAATTGCACCCAAATATTCAATAGTAGATGATTGATTAGTTaagcaaaaataatatattcataaaaaagaatgcatgCTGCCATTAAAATTACAATAAAGTTTTGAACTGGCCAACAGGAAAGTATGACCACCATGTAGAATGTAAGGAGACCAGGGACAGAGAACTCCAGTAACCACAAGATGAAGAGAGTCTAGCTATTTAtgtctatattttcatttacatgGGGGCAAAATAAAATGCTGAGAGATGATTTTTCTAGAAAGCTTAATCAGGATATATTTGACTTTGCCTGTTAAatatactttgtcttttttttctaatttctaattataacaaatattgTATGAACGATATTTTTTCTATCCAtgtgtaaattttctttttttcatatttcaatttatttaaaaaataaatgacagcagattgcattacaattcttattacacataaacaacacaatttttcatatctctggttgtatataaagtatgttgacaccaattcgtgtcttcatacatgtactttggataatgatgtccatcacattccaccatccttggtaatcccctgccccctcccttttcctcccaccccctctgccctatctagaattcatctattcctcccatgttctccctccctaccccactataagttagcctccttatatcagagaaaacatttggttgttttttgcgggattggctaacttcacttagcattatcttctccaaggccattcatttacttgcaaatgccatgattttgttctcttttattgctgagtaaaattccattgtgtatatatatatatataccacatttttttttatccatccatccactgaagggcatgtaggttggctATTGAGATATGAGAATAGCTTTTAGAGTATATAAAAAATTCTTGAAGATGATAACTTTGTTTATAGTGTAATAATGGGGTAAAATACAAGTTTTGTGTAAGATATCAAGAAAAAGACTGAGTTACATTGTAGACAGTAGTAAAACAGTGATATTGGCAATGGAATGTGTCTTGTGCTACCCTATTCTAGATTAGTTCTACTATGCAAATTGACCCTGCTAAagttattctttgtttttcccctttgatTCACATTTTGTCAGCCTTTAAGTGACTGGGACACTAACTGCAACCATCAGTTCTTGCAGTAAAtggaactagaaaaatatttgtacCAGGACCTCCTAATCCATAATCTTTAGTTTTTCAGAATTTGGAATATCTGATACTCTCCAAATAACGTCAAAGTTCAGGCCCAGGATTTGCTAATCCTGTTCTTTAATTAAAAGTAGACTAATGTTCAATTTGTGGGGAAATATGTGCTTGTTTAAagaattgtggggaaaaaaacaaagaggtgAGGGGACTGGCCTAGAAGATAATGATCAATTATTATCACACtggcagaaaagaaaggaaaacatgccCTGAGTGATGGAAGAAGGTTCCTGAATCTGAATGCCACCCGTGGCATGAAGTCTTCCCATTATCTCACTACCAGCCTTCCTTCTCTTTAAAAGCCAATTTTAGCAGTTGAGTTTCCTAAGATGACCTTTGTTTGGAAAGAAAGTATTAGGTAGATAGTCAGCCAGGAGCAGGTGCATAGGGAGAGGACAATGAAGGACAGTAATTTACAGGGAGGACATCAGACATATCCATCAAAGAAAGTCCATAAGTCAGGACTATAGATAGCAGAAAACTTGATCAAAAGAGACAAATATCTGGAATATGTGAATTGGAATGTCAAACCTCCCCCAGTAGAGTTCATAATAACCCCTTAAGGGATCTATTGTTTCAAGATCATGTCACAACTATCAGAGTCACCCCTTGTGAGGTCATCAGAACCCTGACAAAGAAAATTTGCTAAGGGATATACAAAGAGCAAGAAAACACTTAAAGGGATATGAGAAACTAGGGAAAGAACAGAGGGACCCCAATTCCTTTATAAACCCAGACTCTGTGTAAGAACTACATCATTGTCTCAGAGACATCTATTCAGTGCATGCACAATGTGCTTATCTCACTTTCTCTCTACTAAACTCCTGCTTGTTACTCTGTGCTATCCATTTGAAAGCCTTGCTGCAGGATCACAGGAACCAGTTGCTGAGGTCATTTCAGCtctgtggattttctttttaaagatatcaCCCTGCCACCTTCCTCCCAACCCTCCTTTCCATCTATTGGCTTTTGAATGACAAAGAGATGGTTTTGAGTCTGATAATACTAGATAGTATGCATAACTTTATACAGAATGTAGACCTAAATCAGTTTCAGACGTCTTGAGCACACTGTAAGGATAGAGTTAGGTAAACAGAACTGATAGTGGCAGAGATTTTGCCTGGAAAGTTTGTTTGAAAAAAACTGTCCTGGTATTACTTTTGTCCACACGTCacctgtatacacacacacacacacacacacacacacacgcacacagaggCATACACAATTCCTTGACCCAAGGGAAAGCAGCAGGTATGTCAGCTTCTCTGCCTAAGTATAGAGACAGGGGCTTCCACAGGCTCTTTGAGAATCCTGTATGTGTTTCCAACAGTGAGTCCAGCAGCCAGAAAGAGTGTCTGATGCCTGTTGGGAcaatccaaaagaaaataaatgggttCTCCAGAACAAAGGAAAGTAAGTGTTGTATTGGAATTGGCTTtcactttcagaattttttttttggataaatatatgtacatatgttttCCATGGAAGAGAAGAGGGCTGTGTGGGAGGTCAGCGTGGAGCCATTTTAAATCCTGACAAGACTCCCCAGCAGGAAGAGTCTGTGACTGCACTGACAAagcaaacacaaaacacaaacagaaaccaATCAAGGGTGGAAAGGCACCAGAAAGATGTAGAAAAACGTGTCATCTTTGGCCATTATTGTTAATGGTGGTGGTGTGACGTATCTATCAGAgaatatgttaaaaacaaaacaaaaataaacaactttcAACATCTCACTCTGGGCTCAGAGATCTCATAAATCCTTTTTACAATAGTTTCAATCACCGCAGAAGTTTCATGGGAAGGTCAGAAATAGCAGTTAGTATGTGTAGAGGTGATAAGCAAGAATGAGAGAAGCCAGctatactttttcctttttccttggtAGCACATTCCCACCTGCAACTGGTCCTACTGAGGACTAGGGGTAAAACAATTAGgatttatataaagtataaagTTGACTAATATAGTGCACCTAAAACTTGCATTTACTGATTTGACAATTTATAAACTAAGGAAATAATATAGTTTTTGTTACCTCAAAGAGAATCAATGACCTGACCTTGATAACTTGAAATTGACCATAATGAGAGTATTTATAACACTGAAATCAGcaaatatgtaatttattatattgttatgttttcAGACTCGAGAAGAGAATTAGGAAAATACTGATAACAGACTCAACTAAAAAGTGTAACTGTGTCTGTAGCTATTTaattgcaaatataaaaaaatggagaaatagttTTTCAATATTTGAAAGCTCTCTGCTGGTTGAACAAACAAGTCATTCATGTCATCAACAAACAAATGAAGTTTCAACCTGTGTCTATATCATGTTACTTTTgtcttattaatataaaaatatcagacAATACTCTTGTTGTAATTATACTTAGAGACCCTGTGGGtaaacatttaccagcacaccACTGAATATAAGGTTTATATATGTATTACTCCAAATTTTAAGTGGTTTTAACAAATACATGCAGATGATGCAGTGGTTTGAAGAATCCACCTCTATTCTCAGACTAAGTGTAGTATTTAGTGAAAAACAAAtccatcaaaatttatttattacatgtGTTCAACATGTGAGTCTTTTTCAACTCTGCCACTTAATgcttacatttttacttttttattaaatacCTGAAATATCAAGACCATTCAAATAAAtctgtatttctaaaattttagtaATACTTTGGTAGCATCATGTGAGATTTCTGTTTTAAACATCAACATTTTACACCTAGCATGACACTGCCAAATTGCAGATCCtccataaaatgttttaaaatgaatgagTCAATTAGTTAATCAAGTAAGTTGGTAACCATCATTCAATCAATTGATCAAGTAAACAGTCATTATTATTGTAATCAGTGGCATCTTCAATCCCTTCAATGCTTTCTTTCCCAAGATAGTATTAGTTCTCCCCAATTAAAGACTAAAGTTCTGTGTCAACAAATCTgaaatgataagtgaaataaatctcaactcaaactaaaaataaaatgaaaaattatgtttttttcttatgtaaatgAAGATTCCATACTCAATATAGCTTGATCTAGTGACTAAGTCTATTATGGTAAAGTTCGAGAATTCTATGATTAGTGTGAGGAACAGTttcaaaactataataataataagggctAGTGTAgaatggtggtacatacctgtaatatcagtgacttgggaggctgaaacaggaggatcacaatgtCAACACCTGCCTCAGTAACTtatcaaaaccctgtctcaaaataaaataataacaacaacaacaaaagactggggatatacttcagtggtaaagcatcaaATCCTATacctagtactgcaaaacaaacaaacaacaacaacaacaaaaacatggaCCAAAGTTAGACGAAATgcaaatgtgtatatacataaaaagtataaataatcattaaaaagtGACTGTCCTGCCAGGGCCATACCCTGTGTGAAACATGTAACTAATTCTCATCCATGGACTATGAGCAGAATTGAAGTATATCATTATGAGGCAAGGCAGTTAAAAAGAgtctccttctttctctggccAAGCTGAGGAATTTATAGCCCTCCTAAACTACTAGATTTCAGTGGATTATTTATGTTAAGAGTAAAAATGGGATAATGGATAATAATGGACAGTGGTAGAGAAAGCCATaagtatatatctgtatatatatgcatatatatatatatatatatatacctgtaCAAATACTtagatatgtacatatatgtatacatcatACAAATAAATTACAAACCAACCAAACATAAACAAGTatgttaaaagaacaaaaagaagggaGACAAAAAAGCATAACAATCTCCAGagcccttctttcctttctactCAACCCTCATATTATGTCTACATGGTGcctcttctttctttgctttccacACTTAAAATTCTTCCTATTCTGCTTTACTTTTACATTTCAATGGTAAATGAACATACTTAATACTTTTTTTGCTGGTTCCACCCCACAGATAAACATACACTGAAATCCAAATCACATacacatatttagaaataatttgacACATTTAATTAAGTACATAATTCAGTTTCAACAGAAAGAGGAATCTCAACTCATCTTTTGCAAAATGAATGCCCTTTACACCTTTTCAATTTACTTGCCATAATTTATGAACTTCTCCTTGCTAGTAGCAGTAATAGTTAACtcattaaaaatttgaagaaaactaaaatCTTATTAGTATTTAGCTGCATTTTGGGATACTGATATTCATACTCAAAACCTGTAATCtccaattatattttaattaagacAATGTTCATATTGTTAATGTagtcaaaacaaaaactactgaaatacagacacATAAAATTGATTCTGTGTCTCATTTTCTCAATCAGTATATTAACCTATCAATGAAAAATTAATCACATATGCTAggatattaataaatttataataatagtaTACTTGGGATAAATATTCCACAGCTAAATAGAGGTTATGGTGTGTGTAAATTAGaagcaaaaccaacaaaaaagattatataatttagaggttataaaaattatagttatGAAAAATAGAGGTTATGAAAAAGAGGGCAAAAGAGAATGCTATGAAACAATAGTGAGAGTAATTTCTATCAGTACAGTGGGACAGAAGTCtttgaaaaatcatatttttaagggCCTTTCATATAAATGACTTTCCTACATTTGTGGACTGAAAATTTACCAGTGTTTGTGTGACCTACAGGAT
The sequence above is a segment of the Marmota flaviventris isolate mMarFla1 chromosome 14, mMarFla1.hap1, whole genome shotgun sequence genome. Coding sequences within it:
- the Lrrtm4 gene encoding leucine-rich repeat transmembrane neuronal protein 4; this translates as MGFHLITQLKGMSVVLVLLPTLLLVVLTGAQRACPKNCRCDGKIVYCESHAFADIPENISGGSQGLSLRFNSIQKLKSNQFAGLNQLIWLYLDHNYISSVDEDAFQGIRRLKELILSSNKITYLHNKTFHPVPNLRNLDLSYNKLQTLQSEQFKGLRKLIILHLRSNSLKTVPIRVFQDCRNLDFLDLGYNRLRSLSRNAFAGLLKLKELHLEHNQFSKINFAHFPRLFNLRSIYLQWNRIRSISQGLTWTWSSLHNLDLSGNDIQGIEPGTFKCLPNLQKLNLDSNKLTNISQETVNAWISLISITLSGNMWECSRSICPLYYWLKNFKGNKESTMICAGPKHIQGEKVSDAVETYNICSEVQVVNTERSHLMPQTPHKPLVIPKPTIFKPDASQPTLETPSPSPGFQIPGTEQEYEHVSFHKIIAGSVALFLSVAMILLVIYVSWKRYPASMKQLQQHSLMKRRRKKARESERQMNSPLQEYYVDYKPTNSETMDISVNGSGPCTYTISGSRECEV